The following is a genomic window from Bacteroidia bacterium.
TCGCCATTGGCACCGTAGATGTTGGTGGACGATGCCACCTCGTACGTCCTATTGATCAGGCCGGGTACCTTATAGGTTGCCGTGAACTGCAGCTTCTTCCCCGGATCATTGATGAACGTGTTCACCGGATCGCCGGGGATGCCAAAAGCGATTTTCGGCGGAGGAGAGGGATTGTCATCCAGTACGATGTCATCAATTACCACCGCGCCCGCGCCGGCGTTGCTTGTGACGTGGAAGCCGATGAAGTACACACCTGGCTGATTCGGGGTATTGAAGTACGGATCCAGACCGCCCGCGATTTGCTTGGCGGTCATGAAGCCGGTGTTGGTGAAATTCGCAAAGGTCGCGAAGGTGGTCATCGACCCGGGATCCGGGCTCATACCGTAGGCGACTTCCACGCGCTGCGGGGCGCCGCTGACGGATTTCATGTTGAAAGCTATTCTATAGCTCGATCCGGCCTGGAGATCAGCTCCAGGCGTAAAGAACCAATCGTCGGCGACCTGCGTGTCACCGGGATATGACACAGCGTTGCTGCCCGCACTACCGACACCGTTGGCAACCGACCATACGGTGGGACCAGCACTGTTGTACACCGTCCAATCGTAATCCAGGAATCCGGGATCATCACTGAAATTAGGTGCAAGCATGCTGTCGAAGTTCTCGCGGCCATGAATTTTCGTATTATCGATGCGACGCGTGTCGCTGCCGGTATTGTCCGTCACGTCACCATCTGCGGCCCAGAACACCTTGACGTAGACTGTCTGTCCGGCGCTGGGCACGAGTCCCGTCACCTTCTGATTGAAGCTCACCACAGCCTTGCGGTTGTTCCAGGTCGGATTGAAGGTCTGCTGCACACCGTCGAACTCGCTTGTCGGCATGCTGCCCATCTTGTATGTGATGCTGATGCCATTCGGCGCAGCTTCGCGCCCAACACTTTCGAGCACGACATCCACGGTATGTGCCGCGCCACCTTCAATACGGGCCCAGTTCATATCGGCATAGTTCAAACGCACGTCGTCCACTGCGACATCATACTGGGGAGGTGGCTGTGGATATTCATCAGCGCCGATACATGGACTCGGCCCGCGTTGATCACCATCGAAGTCGTCCGTGTACCCGCTCACCGCGACACCCGCCTGATATCCCACGTCCGAGCTGCTGTGGAGATCCGTTGCGCTGGCGAAATACGGATCGCCGTACACTGTATTCTGGTTGAATCCGGTCGACACCGCTTGCATGGCCGCAAGACTGGTGTAACTCGTCCCCTCCCAGTAGTATGATGTCGTTCCGGTGCCGATGCGGTAGAATGCGTTGTTGTCGAACAGACTGTACGACACCGCCGATCCCGAAGTCATGTGATACTGCGCGTAAAATGTACCACTGCCCTCGAGCACTACCCAGTTATTGGCGTATTTATTGTCGTACGCTGTGGCCTCTCCGTAAACGTACAGACCGTATGTGGTACCGGTGGTCTTACAAAATACAGAGTTGTACACACAATCTGTGTAACGCGGATAGCTCACATACAGCCCGTAATTCGTGGAGGTACCGTTCGTCGCGCCCATGTTGTTATAGACACGCGCACGGTTGTTTGTCGAGGCATAGTAATAGTTCGGGCGGTATACGTACAAAGGACTGTACGCCGCGAAACCGTAGTTGTAGCTGATCTCCGGGCCGTTGTTCGGATAGTAGATGTAATAGGCGTATCCGGAACTGGTTGTAAACGTGCCGGTGGTTCTCTGTATGGAACGGTTGCGCTTCACCGTGATCGAACCACTGTAGTACATGTACATGCCATAGTAGTACCAGTCCGTAATGGTGTTATTGATGAACTGGTTGCCCGAGGAAACGAGGTAATCCGACGAACTCGAACCGTTCCAGCGAATGCCGTAATACCCGCCGATGATGTTGTTGTCTTCGAGCAAATTATTGCTGCCGTGGGCGCCATACGTACTGTATGACGTTGTCGTACTGGCCAGTACCGCGATATGATTCGTGCTCGAACCGCCATTGTACACTTCGATGTTGCAGTTGGTGATTTCGTTGTTATCGGCGGAATTCGTGAACAGAACCCCGTACCCGTATGTGGTACCTGTAGCACGGATGGTCAGATTTCTGATTCGCAGGTAATCTGCGCCATCGAGAAGCACAACGCGGTCATACGAATTGGGTGTGCTGTACTGAAGAATTCTGGTAGACGCGTTGCCTGCACCGCCGTCAAACGTGATGGTGTTCGTTGAGCTCGCACCGGGGATGGCCGGAATGGACACCTGCTCCGTGTAGGTGGAAGCCGCGACATTGAACGTGACCGGCCCGCTGATACCCGCCGCAAGCATCGCTGCGACGGCATTGTTGAAGGTGGTGAAATTTCTGTTTCCGCTGCCGGTGGGATTTATGGTGTAAATACCGTTCAGCATTTCGATGATGCTTCGCGAACCCGCGGGGTTGGTCACCGTGGGAACGCGCGGGATACCGCCCACCGTGAGCCCCGTGCATTGCGCATCCACAACATGCGAAACTGTCGCGTTGACGGCGATGTCATAGGCGAGCCAGAAATAATTCGTCCCCGGCCCCAGCACCTGTGTGCCGTTGACGGTGAACGACCCGCTGGGATTAGTGACGGTTGTTCCAAACTGACTGGTCGCAGCAAAACTCGGATTCGAGCCGGTGTAAAATACTCTTGCAGCCGTCATGTTGGCCGTGCTCGTCGATCCGGTCGTGTTGAAGGTGAACGACGTTGCGGAGATCGGGCTTGTGCTGCCGGTCACCACTATCGGGACGCCGATGATCTCAGCGTTGTTCGTACCGGTACCCACAGGGGTCGTATTGTTCTGCGTGGTGGTAGAGGACGCGTAGTCCATCGGACCCGGAGAGATAAGATCAAAACCGAAGTTGTAGCGTTCAGAACCATTTCCCGTCGGTGTACTCGCCGAACAACCGCCGGTCGCCCAGATACGGCGCGGTGCGGGAGCGGTGGAGACGTTCCGCAGCGAAATGCCTGTGCTGTAGCCCTCCTGGCAGACGATGACAATGAGGTGTTGTGTCGGATCGTATGCGAACGGCGTGTTCAGCGTGATGCCGATCCACTGATCCGCCGAGCCGGCCGGGAAGATCGTCGTCGTTGCGGTGTAGCAGAGTGTGACAGGAGTGTAATAGCCTGTTGTCGCAGTCGGCCAGGTCGCCGATTGCGCCAATGATATGGTGAGGTTGGTGAAGGTGGACTGGCTCGTGGTTGTCGCACTTCGCTGAAGGTATACACGGGTGATGAGTCCGTTGTATGCCCCGGAGAACTCGCCCGCCTGATACTGTAGCTGGATCTTATTGGTGGAGGAATTCAGCGGGAATGAGTTAGAGCCCGATGAGTTCGCAGGAGTGGAATACTGTGGTGTCGTCTGTGCGCTCAGTGTTGAGGTCACAAGAACCAGCAACAAAAGCGTCGTTGCTGTCCACAACCGATTCCGGGGTTCAAGCCTCGTGGAAGAGAATTTCATGCATCACCTCGAGAATGTGAGGATAATATGTAAGTGGGAAATGACCTTTCGGATAACACCTTTCGATGGATGGGACAGGAACTGCCGCGCGGATTGGTCTCCGATGCGCCTAGCAGCCGTACGTCAACATGACTGCGGTAACCTTTTGGACGTACCGCTGTCAATCTGTAATCCGGCGCGAGGTCGCTTGTTACCCGATTGCATACGGGCCTCCAGAAGCCGCAACGTGACCGGATACAGGGTGCACTACACGAATCCCGCTGCTGCTCGTGACGCTACGGCGGGATCTCGTTATTCTATGTTTGCTTCCGCTGCACTGTGACCGTAAACATGTCGGTATGCCATGTACCGACTGATCTCATCACGTCGGATGAGCGCGTCAACGAATCACTGGAGAGATAGCTCGAATAGAGAATAATTCAAGGGGCAATATAACGGTGCAGCGCCATCAAACGCAAACATGCGTATGAACGTGCGGACGTAATCCTCACACGTGAAGAGGTGGCACTATGATGCGTGACTACCGTCTTTTATTGTGATGAAGAGACAGGATGCTGCGGGGACAGCTCAATCGGATATCCCCCTGCAAAACTTCCATGGAATGAGCGATCTGCGGCAAGGCCATACACGGGACAAATTCTTCGCAGCTTGGGCGCTCCCACGCAAAGAGATGCTATTGTCATAACAACGGCAATGCGCGAAATTTTTTCTGACGGAGGATTCTAACGCCGGGGAGAAAAACGACTCCGCGCCGTTTCCCTTCAGAAGATATCCCGGTAGGACCAGTCCTGGTCAGAACACCGATATGCGCCGGATCGCAGTATGAGATTTACGCAAGCTTGAATTCCGACGTCGCGTGAAAATGGATGGTCTTGAACATTTCCGTTGCGGCATTGAAGGACCAGTTGCCCTCCGGCAGATAGACAGGATGATCATCCTTATCTCTGGCGATATGGTGCTGTTGCAGACGCATGAAGCGATCCAGCTCCGGCTTGTCGTCGGAAGTGAACCAGAATGCCT
Proteins encoded in this region:
- a CDS encoding T9SS type A sorting domain-containing protein, which produces MKFSSTRLEPRNRLWTATTLLLLVLVTSTLSAQTTPQYSTPANSSGSNSFPLNSSTNKIQLQYQAGEFSGAYNGLITRVYLQRSATTTSQSTFTNLTISLAQSATWPTATTGYYTPVTLCYTATTTIFPAGSADQWIGITLNTPFAYDPTQHLIVIVCQEGYSTGISLRNVSTAPAPRRIWATGGCSASTPTGNGSERYNFGFDLISPGPMDYASSTTTQNNTTPVGTGTNNAEIIGVPIVVTGSTSPISATSFTFNTTGSTSTANMTAARVFYTGSNPSFAATSQFGTTVTNPSGSFTVNGTQVLGPGTNYFWLAYDIAVNATVSHVVDAQCTGLTVGGIPRVPTVTNPAGSRSIIEMLNGIYTINPTGSGNRNFTTFNNAVAAMLAAGISGPVTFNVAASTYTEQVSIPAIPGASSTNTITFDGGAGNASTRILQYSTPNSYDRVVLLDGADYLRIRNLTIRATGTTYGYGVLFTNSADNNEITNCNIEVYNGGSSTNHIAVLASTTTSYSTYGAHGSNNLLEDNNIIGGYYGIRWNGSSSSDYLVSSGNQFINNTITDWYYYGMYMYYSGSITVKRNRSIQRTTGTFTTSSGYAYYIYYPNNGPEISYNYGFAAYSPLYVYRPNYYYASTNNRARVYNNMGATNGTSTNYGLYVSYPRYTDCVYNSVFCKTTGTTYGLYVYGEATAYDNKYANNWVVLEGSGTFYAQYHMTSGSAVSYSLFDNNAFYRIGTGTTSYYWEGTSYTSLAAMQAVSTGFNQNTVYGDPYFASATDLHSSSDVGYQAGVAVSGYTDDFDGDQRGPSPCIGADEYPQPPPQYDVAVDDVRLNYADMNWARIEGGAAHTVDVVLESVGREAAPNGISITYKMGSMPTSEFDGVQQTFNPTWNNRKAVVSFNQKVTGLVPSAGQTVYVKVFWAADGDVTDNTGSDTRRIDNTKIHGRENFDSMLAPNFSDDPGFLDYDWTVYNSAGPTVWSVANGVGSAGSNAVSYPGDTQVADDWFFTPGADLQAGSSYRIAFNMKSVSGAPQRVEVAYGMSPDPGSMTTFATFANFTNTGFMTAKQIAGGLDPYFNTPNQPGVYFIGFHVTSNAGAGAVVIDDIVLDDNPSPPPKIAFGIPGDPVNTFINDPGKKLQFTATYKVPGLINRTYEVASSTNIYGANGDFLWDVETNTPWITLTKATPEPTMQGYNFTPPRPRQFQDFTLTINPNGLAPGLHVGQITFYGFLFNDDFPPPNNGLVATNEPLNIDVELRVVNSGTKGGTQYEEATLSSLSSGNTYNFTATGTGNPIATVEVTGGSIAGMTIRVYPYQLPQNLARMLYVKRYWQITTTGGGWWTANITFPYADQEAVMIADRNQLHGVRQAVALGQWEDPIMGTSSASDPGNNLVTVFDLNPTNSTGNIALAQSYMMGKPGDALPTVFGLEQNYPNPFNPSTTVSFTVAEERPVRIVVYNGLGMEVGELINDILPAGRYAVDFDASGLPSGTYVYRMMAGDFVQSHQMVLSK